A window of Tatumella citrea genomic DNA:
GTCACTCCTGCACCGGCAGCCATTGATGACAGCAGAAAAAAAGCACCAAAGCCAATAATAAGGCTAAGGATTCTATAAATTAACATTACTTGTTTTTCCTTTCGATGTGATGATTTCACTAAACTTACGTTCAAGTGCGGCGGCATCTATGGCAGAGATATTTTTAACTGATTGTTCCATGTACTGATGGATAAGTTCGTCACCGACAATCTCTCTAATTTCTCCGAGTGCGGCGTCCAACAAAAGTTTTTTAGCCACCAGCAAATGACATTTCCGGTAAATCAATTTAAGCACCTGTTGTTCAGGGCTTTCTGCAGAGTCTTCATTGATGATTTTCAAAGCCATATTGGCGGCCTGAAGTTTATTTCTCCTGGCATGCGATGCCGCAGCTTTAGCTGTGGCCTGCTGTTGCTCCTGATCCTTTTTTTGCTGTTCCCGCTGAGCTTCAGCTTGCTGACGTTCCTGACTTTTTTGCCAGTAGTGATGCGATTCAAGTTCAGACAGCCGGGCATAAAAGTAACCATCCCGATCAGTGTTCGAATATTGCGAATGCAGTAAATCAATCTGCGACTGAATAGCATCAGACCCTTTCATTATTTTCTCCCACACCGGGTTGCTTATCCAGGAATAGCGTGGCGGAATCATAAAACGGGGATAAATCACTCAACAACTCTGTCAGTTTATCTCTCTGTTGTTGATTGAGTAATGGCAAAAGCTGATTAATCACCTCGACCTTAAGTTCTATATCGATGATGGTTTTCTTACCAACCTCTTGCAGGGCGAGTTTATCCATGACTTTCCTTTGTCGGGCTTAAATATCGGCAGACGATGCATGACAGATGAGTATTTACAGGGTAACCAAACAGAGTTCTACCGGCCTTATCAGCGCCGGAATTCTGGGGAAACTTTTTAAAGGATTAATATTCCGGTCATTCAGAAAATCATAAGCATTTTTCATATATCTTCAACAAAAATCATCTGCCATATTTGATTTTCTGATCAATCCTTCTGTTACACTCTCTTTGTGCCTTTTGTTTCTCTGGTAGCATAGGAACTGGCCGCCTCGATATCGCTGACAGCAGCTTCATATTCTAAAAAGTGCCTCTGATACGGTTAAAACTATAGGAATATGATCAAAAACTTTATTTATGCATACCAACTGATTTTTTTGTGTTGACTGAAAATCTGCGAAGGATAAACGGGACTATAGCCACCATCGTCTGTACTCTGCATCACGGACAGCTCTGCTTGCGGTGATTGTTCGCTCCTGTTAAATAGATGTCTTATGAAAAAGAAAGATGATGATCATGGCTCTGAGTACTACAGCAGGATATTGTCATAAAAAAATCTTAAAAATGATATCAATTATCTGATGGCATTATTTATGGCCCATAATCTGGACGTTGATAAGGAGAAATTTATCTATATTTTGGGAAGAGATAATAGCAACGTTCCTGATATTTCAGTCATTCGAAACAAGATATTCTGATGAAACTTTAGCGAGATGAAACGGATAGATTTGAAAGTATCTGAGGAAAACAACCGTACGAGATGAATGGTGTCCCCTGCAGGAATCGAACCTGCAACTAGCCCTTAGGAGGGGCTCGTTATATCCATTTAACTAAGAGGACTCTGGCGGCTGCGTTAGCTAACGCCCGACAGCGGTGGGTATCCTACCGTAAAGACTCAGGTTTTTACAAGTGTTACCTGTAATTCTGGCAGCGAAACGCCAGCATTGTCTCACTTATCCTGTGGTTTATACCCACAATCCAGATTGACTCCCAGCAAGAGAATACCAGGATTACTGTTACTGCCCCACTGGCAGCAACAGCTCATCATTTAAGATTCCGTATTACCCACTATCGCTGCTCAAGCTGTCGGGTCAGCGTTTCGATACGCTCGGCCATTTGTAACGTCTGTTGGGTCAGTTGAGTATTTTGTTTCAGCAATTCCAGTAGCTGTTCGGTCAGTTCTTCGGATACCATCTGGCGTTTTGACATTGCTGCATCCAGATCTTCGCGATGCTGAGCATCAGTCAATGCATGTGCCTGATCGCGTTCTGCCTGGCGGGTTTGTGCCAACAGGATCAATGGTGCTGCATAAGCCGCCTGTATGCTGAAGGCCAGGTTGAGCAAAATAAACGGATATGGGTCAAACTTAAGCAGGCCAGCAACGTTCAGAACGATCCAGATAATTACCGCGATGGTTTGCCCAACCAAAAAAGTCGGGGTCCCGAAAAATCGGGCGAAAGCTTCTGCTTTCAATGCAAACCATTCATCGCCGAAAGTATGAGTTATCCCTTTCAACGGGCGGTATAAACGAAATTTTTTATCTGTATGCATTGCAAAAAAATCCTGTGGTGAGTGTCAGAATCGCCGAATTTTTTGACATCGGTAAGAGCAGAAACAGCATCATAAGAAACAACCATTTAGCATGTTATACGCCGCCTGAGACCTCTTCACAAAGTACATTTGTGTACGTTAATGTAATCATTACTGATAAAAACCCGGAATTTTAATCAACAGCTGACACTGGCTGGATTAGCTAAAATTCAGCTCCTGCCGCAGATTACCCGGAGGGTAATTACCTTTATATCACGATCATCAGGAGTAATTTCTGCCGGTGCTTACAGCATCCTGCCCACTTAACTATCGCACCTAAAATCTCCGTCAGGCTTTAAGACAGATGAGATGTTTAACGCTGGATGTTGAAATAAAGAGGAAGCTTGAACAGTGAACCCCACCAAAGCAGGCAGCGTTAATTTCGGGACAGGAAAG
This region includes:
- a CDS encoding DUF1003 domain-containing protein, which gives rise to MHTDKKFRLYRPLKGITHTFGDEWFALKAEAFARFFGTPTFLVGQTIAVIIWIVLNVAGLLKFDPYPFILLNLAFSIQAAYAAPLILLAQTRQAERDQAHALTDAQHREDLDAAMSKRQMVSEELTEQLLELLKQNTQLTQQTLQMAERIETLTRQLEQR